One part of the Asterias amurensis chromosome 11, ASM3211899v1 genome encodes these proteins:
- the LOC139943716 gene encoding uncharacterized protein has protein sequence MIMHTRVDLHEAAFSGNIGVLCILLDKGQDPDCKDEHGQTALHKAAMNGNLDCIKILIGKGAETHIQDQAGCTALHHAAKNGHLVVVKWLIQEADVKLLPCSKKERTPRAFAKRNGHRKVVLYLAEMENKQDGCAWLGNS, from the exons ATGATCATGCACACTAGAGTTGATCTTCACGAAGCAG CTTTCTCCGGAAACATTGGGGTGCTTTGCATACTTCTAGACAAGGGACAG GATCCTGACTGTAAGGACGAGCATGGGCAGACAGCACTGCACAAAGCAGCCATGAATGGAAACTTGGATTGCATCAAGATTCTGATTGGCAAAGGAGCTGAGACGCATATCCAAGACCAAGCAG GGTGTACTGCATTGCACCATGCAGCAAAAAATGGTCACTTAGTTGTGGTTAAGTGGTTGATACAAGAGGCTGACGTCAAACTTCTGCCATGCAGTAAAAAGGAACGTACACCCAGGGCGTTTGCCAAGAGGAACGGTCACAGGAAGGTGGTGCTGTACTTAGCAGAAATGG aaaacaaacaagatggctgtGCATGGCTTGGAAACTCCTGA